From the Bacteroidia bacterium genome, one window contains:
- the nrfD gene encoding polysulfide reductase NrfD, whose protein sequence is MAEVYSKLRTPLVLGDKSLRQVTDDICAPMDAKAGPLWWLAFTMAMTMVAAGVVTTVYQIMTGVGTWGLNNTVGWAFDITNFVFWIGIGHAGTLISAILFLFRQKWRTSVNRSAEAMTIIAVICAGIYPIIHMGRPWLAFWFVPYPNFRGPLWVNFRSPLIWDMFAISTYLTISLVFWYVGLIPDLATLRDRAKSKLRRKLAGIFSLGWNGSGRHWIRYESVYLLLAGLATPLVVSVHTIVSWDFATSVIPGWHTTIFPPYFVAGAVFSGFAMVLTLMIITRKVLHFEEYITLHHIESMTKIIIATGSIVGFAYLTELFTAWYSGNEYEQFAFANRMFGPYAWAYWIMVSCNVIAPQFFWIRRLRRSVVTVFILSIVINVGMWFERFVIIMTSLTRDFLPGSWSAYTPTWIEIGTMVGSFGLFFALFLIFARLLPMIAVAEVKSVLGYGRTVLDAAGALVRKNGKAAAPGATRTEKKDAVHSSVQ, encoded by the coding sequence ATGGCTGAAGTGTATTCGAAACTCCGCACACCGCTGGTCCTGGGCGATAAATCCCTGCGCCAGGTCACCGACGACATCTGCGCGCCGATGGATGCGAAGGCGGGGCCGCTGTGGTGGCTGGCATTTACCATGGCCATGACCATGGTCGCCGCGGGTGTGGTGACGACAGTATATCAGATCATGACGGGCGTAGGTACCTGGGGTCTGAACAACACCGTGGGCTGGGCGTTCGACATTACGAACTTCGTGTTTTGGATCGGCATCGGTCACGCGGGCACGCTGATCTCGGCGATTCTCTTCCTGTTCCGCCAGAAATGGCGCACGTCCGTCAATCGTTCCGCCGAGGCCATGACCATCATCGCCGTTATCTGCGCGGGCATCTATCCCATCATTCACATGGGACGGCCGTGGCTCGCGTTCTGGTTCGTGCCGTATCCGAATTTCCGTGGTCCGCTGTGGGTGAATTTCCGCTCGCCGCTGATCTGGGACATGTTCGCGATCAGCACCTACCTGACGATTTCCCTGGTGTTCTGGTATGTGGGCTTGATACCGGATCTGGCAACTCTGCGCGACCGCGCGAAGAGCAAGCTGCGCAGAAAACTGGCGGGCATTTTCAGTCTCGGGTGGAATGGCTCCGGTCGGCATTGGATACGCTACGAATCGGTGTATCTGCTGCTCGCCGGCCTCGCGACACCGCTGGTGGTGTCGGTGCATACTATCGTGAGCTGGGACTTCGCGACGTCCGTGATACCGGGCTGGCATACGACCATTTTCCCGCCGTACTTCGTTGCGGGCGCGGTGTTTTCCGGCTTCGCGATGGTGCTCACGCTGATGATCATCACACGCAAGGTGCTGCATTTCGAAGAGTACATCACGCTGCATCACATCGAGTCCATGACCAAGATCATCATCGCAACGGGCAGTATCGTGGGCTTCGCGTATCTGACGGAGTTGTTCACGGCCTGGTATTCCGGCAATGAATACGAACAATTCGCATTTGCCAACCGCATGTTCGGTCCCTACGCCTGGGCGTACTGGATCATGGTGTCGTGCAACGTGATCGCGCCGCAGTTTTTCTGGATACGCAGGTTACGCCGCTCGGTGGTGACGGTGTTCATTCTTTCCATCGTCATCAACGTGGGTATGTGGTTCGAGCGTTTCGTGATCATCATGACGTCGCTCACCCGTGATTTCCTGCCCGGCAGCTGGTCTGCGTACACACCCACGTGGATAGAAATCGGCACCATGGTCGGTTCCTTCGGTCTGTTTTTCGCGCTCTTCCTGATCTTCGCGCGCCTGCTGCCCATGATAGCGGTGGCGGAGGTGAAAAGCGTGCTGGGGTACGGCCGCACCGTTCTCGATGCGGCGGGAGCGCTGGTGAGAAAGAACGGCAAAGCGGCGGCTCCGGGCGCGACACGCACGGAGAAAAAGGACGCGGTGCATTCAAGCGTACAGTGA
- a CDS encoding 4Fe-4S dicluster domain-containing protein, with protein MNTADKASEIREHVHHVHAEAEGEEQVRGVPRRDFLKLTGFTLAALTVGCEQPRDSKTLPHVRLEPEVTPGTSAWYAGTCAACSAGCGILVRNRDNRPVKIEGLPEHPVSKGGLCAAGQASLLALYDSHRLKAPLRKGERTTWERLDTDLGKEFDRLRKTSARVRILSGSITSPTLQRAIDAFLSGFADGKHVMYDALSVSALLDAHAEAFGVRMLPRFLLGEARVIVSFDADFLGTWISPVEYSAAWIAGRTLDGKDAQMSWHAHIEARMSLTGTKADYRIALGGADRYAVLLHLRHRIAQRAGQSVPAPRTKLPLPEATLDLLTDKLWEARGAALLLCGTNDRASQRLALHINSMLGSYGTTIDVAGPSRQKQGSDEQFHALVQEMHGGGVDALITVNVNPVYDAPDSWKLGDALQRVPLSIHCTSHTDETTRYAAYVCPTPHFLEEWSDARPVAGVFTLSQPMIPPSNEYRPVLEALNIWNGTTARAYDLIREYWRDAVFPRSGAADFDDWWNATLATGSIRVTESLPVREAISSTMIATDQRMPKQGAGELELIIHPRVGMPDSTSGGNAWLLELPDPVTKCSWENVASLSKNTARKYKLQQGDLLRIGGKNEGGQAIELPVLIQEGQADGTLAVAMGYGTLVGRRFAKPQASWWFGRPTTGADGGVGVRVSGVRVFVDGVLRDDGLHVSAVPSGKHTQLALAQEYQYLAVPGPEGDGSGKQRPCVQEITLAQLAAGKLPHGPAHELHSMWKEHAYNGHHWGMTIDVNACTGCSACVIGCQVENNIPVVGKDEVRRNRDMHWLRIDRYYFHDTDGDLRVAHQPMLCHHCDNAPCETVCPVLATVHSGEGLNQQVYNRCVGTRYCSNNCPYKVRRFNWFNYEREEEENLVLNPDVTVRSRGVMEKCSFCVQRIQEAKIVAKGEGRVPADGEIQPACMQSCPTRAIRFGDMNDRESAVAKEMRNPRHYRVLEELGVRPSVGYLMQVRHAATPVKENGHG; from the coding sequence ATGAACACAGCAGACAAAGCAAGCGAAATACGTGAGCATGTTCACCACGTGCACGCAGAAGCGGAGGGTGAGGAGCAGGTTCGCGGCGTGCCTCGGCGCGATTTCCTCAAACTCACCGGCTTTACGCTCGCAGCGCTGACGGTGGGTTGCGAGCAACCCCGCGACAGCAAGACGCTTCCTCACGTAAGGCTCGAGCCCGAAGTCACTCCGGGTACCTCGGCGTGGTACGCCGGTACTTGTGCCGCGTGCAGCGCGGGCTGCGGTATACTCGTGCGCAACCGGGACAACCGTCCCGTGAAAATCGAAGGACTGCCGGAGCATCCCGTCTCCAAAGGCGGTCTGTGCGCTGCGGGACAGGCCTCGCTGCTTGCGTTGTATGACAGTCATCGCCTGAAAGCGCCTTTGCGCAAAGGGGAACGCACGACCTGGGAGCGACTTGATACCGATCTCGGGAAAGAGTTTGACCGACTGCGGAAGACCTCCGCGCGCGTGCGCATCCTCAGCGGCAGCATCACGAGTCCCACGCTGCAGCGCGCCATTGACGCCTTTCTTTCCGGTTTTGCGGACGGGAAGCATGTGATGTACGATGCGCTTTCGGTGTCGGCGCTGCTTGACGCGCATGCTGAGGCCTTCGGAGTACGGATGCTGCCGCGCTTCCTTCTCGGCGAGGCGCGCGTGATCGTGTCGTTCGATGCGGATTTCCTGGGAACCTGGATTTCTCCCGTCGAATACAGCGCGGCGTGGATAGCCGGCCGGACTTTGGACGGAAAGGACGCGCAGATGTCGTGGCATGCGCACATCGAAGCGCGCATGTCGCTGACCGGGACGAAAGCCGATTACCGTATCGCGCTCGGCGGTGCGGATCGGTACGCCGTGCTGCTGCATCTGCGGCATCGCATCGCGCAGCGTGCCGGACAAAGCGTTCCCGCCCCCCGGACGAAGCTCCCGCTCCCCGAAGCCACGCTCGATCTGCTGACGGACAAACTGTGGGAGGCGCGCGGTGCCGCGCTGCTGCTCTGCGGAACGAACGACAGAGCGTCGCAACGTTTGGCGCTGCATATCAACAGCATGCTCGGCAGCTACGGCACAACCATCGACGTCGCCGGCCCGTCGCGGCAGAAGCAGGGCAGCGACGAGCAGTTTCACGCCCTCGTGCAGGAAATGCATGGCGGCGGCGTGGACGCGCTGATCACCGTCAATGTGAATCCTGTATACGACGCGCCCGATTCCTGGAAACTGGGCGATGCGCTGCAGCGCGTGCCCCTCAGCATTCATTGCACTTCGCACACCGACGAAACAACGCGGTACGCGGCCTACGTTTGCCCGACGCCGCATTTCCTCGAGGAGTGGAGCGATGCGCGGCCCGTCGCGGGTGTGTTCACACTTTCACAACCGATGATACCGCCGTCAAACGAGTATCGTCCAGTACTTGAGGCCCTCAACATCTGGAACGGAACCACTGCGCGTGCCTACGATCTCATACGCGAGTACTGGCGCGACGCGGTGTTCCCGCGAAGCGGCGCAGCAGATTTCGACGACTGGTGGAACGCGACGCTCGCCACGGGTAGCATACGGGTCACGGAGTCGCTTCCGGTTCGGGAGGCAATTTCTTCGACGATGATAGCAACCGATCAGCGGATGCCGAAACAGGGCGCCGGTGAATTGGAGCTGATCATCCATCCCCGTGTCGGCATGCCGGACAGCACTTCCGGTGGCAATGCCTGGTTGCTCGAACTCCCCGATCCCGTCACGAAATGCTCCTGGGAGAATGTCGCGTCCCTGAGCAAGAACACGGCCAGGAAGTACAAGCTGCAACAGGGTGATTTGCTCCGCATCGGCGGAAAAAATGAGGGTGGACAGGCGATAGAGCTGCCCGTGCTCATTCAGGAGGGGCAGGCGGACGGTACACTCGCCGTGGCGATGGGCTACGGCACACTTGTGGGACGGCGTTTCGCGAAGCCGCAGGCATCCTGGTGGTTCGGTCGGCCCACGACCGGCGCCGACGGCGGTGTGGGCGTACGCGTGAGCGGCGTGCGGGTTTTTGTGGATGGCGTACTGCGCGACGACGGACTGCATGTGTCGGCGGTCCCGAGCGGAAAACACACGCAACTCGCGCTGGCGCAGGAGTATCAGTATCTCGCAGTTCCCGGACCGGAAGGGGACGGCAGCGGCAAACAGAGACCCTGCGTGCAGGAGATTACTCTCGCGCAGCTTGCGGCGGGAAAGCTTCCCCATGGCCCGGCGCATGAGCTGCACAGTATGTGGAAAGAGCACGCGTACAACGGGCATCACTGGGGCATGACTATTGACGTGAACGCCTGCACGGGCTGCTCCGCCTGCGTGATCGGTTGCCAGGTGGAAAACAACATCCCCGTCGTCGGCAAGGACGAGGTGCGCCGCAATCGCGATATGCACTGGCTGCGCATTGATCGCTACTATTTCCACGACACCGATGGCGATCTGCGCGTGGCGCATCAACCCATGCTCTGCCATCACTGCGACAATGCGCCCTGCGAAACGGTATGTCCCGTTCTCGCCACCGTGCATTCCGGCGAAGGACTCAATCAGCAGGTGTACAATCGCTGCGTGGGCACGCGCTACTGCTCGAACAACTGCCCGTATAAGGTCCGCCGATTCAATTGGTTCAATTACGAACGGGAGGAAGAGGAAAATCTTGTCCTCAATCCCGATGTCACCGTGCGTTCCCGCGGCGTGATGGAGAAATGCTCCTTCTGTGTGCAGCGCATTCAGGAAGCGAAAATCGTGGCAAAAGGGGAGGGACGCGTACCCGCCGACGGCGAAATACAACCCGCCTGCATGCAGTCCTGTCCCACCCGTGCAATCCGTTTCGGCGATATGAACGACCGTGAAAGCGCCGTTGCGAAGGAAATGCGCAATCCCCGGCATTATCGCGTCCTCGAAGAACTGGGCGTCAGACCATCGGTCGGTTATCTGATGCAGGTACGACATGCCGCGACACCCGTCAAGGAGAATGGCCATGGCTGA
- a CDS encoding cytochrome c family protein, with the protein MTRSRLLTLLLSAGLFLAALALIDTARTSVNLPGNNQGYEPAQPISYSHRLHAGELGIDCRYCHFGAERSKSAGVPPTNVCMNCHGFISAPFAAVRAESEAATKKERSPRRVISPALRPLYISAGWNDELQPDSSMAAAPVEWVRVHNLPDFVYFDHRPHVRAGVQCQQCHGEVQTMERVRQVEDLSMGWCVNCHRESNAIGVGGRKVNAPIDCVACHY; encoded by the coding sequence ATGACACGTTCCCGTTTGTTGACATTACTGTTGAGCGCCGGTCTGTTTCTTGCCGCGCTCGCGCTCATCGACACGGCCAGGACTTCGGTGAATTTGCCGGGGAACAATCAGGGCTATGAACCTGCGCAGCCGATCAGCTATTCCCATCGCCTGCATGCGGGGGAATTGGGTATTGACTGCCGCTACTGTCATTTTGGCGCCGAGCGAAGCAAAAGCGCCGGCGTTCCACCGACAAACGTCTGCATGAATTGCCACGGCTTTATTTCCGCGCCCTTCGCCGCAGTGCGCGCGGAGAGCGAAGCGGCCACGAAAAAGGAACGCAGTCCCCGGCGTGTGATCAGCCCAGCCCTCAGGCCGCTGTACATCTCCGCAGGTTGGAATGACGAATTACAGCCGGATTCCTCTATGGCCGCGGCGCCGGTCGAATGGGTGCGCGTGCACAATTTGCCCGACTTCGTGTATTTCGATCACCGTCCTCACGTACGCGCGGGCGTGCAATGCCAGCAATGCCACGGCGAAGTACAGACCATGGAGCGCGTGCGGCAGGTCGAGGATCTCTCGATGGGCTGGTGCGTGAATTGTCACCGCGAAAGCAACGCCATCGGTGTCGGAGGCAGAAAGGTCAATGCGCCGATAGACTGCGTCGCCTGTCACTATTAG
- a CDS encoding MFS transporter, whose protein sequence is MKKPELLDFAQERIRVLHFTWIAFFISFYIWFNMAPLATTMLREIGWLTPEHLKILAICNVALTIPARILIGVLIDRYGPRVVFSGLLVLMAIPTFIFAFGDSFLQLLVARLVLGSVGASFVIGIRMVSQWFPPMMIGRAEGFYAGWGNFGSAWAAVTLPWLALTLMGEWFGMTEGGWRWALFINGVVALVYGVLYYFLVRDTPKGVVFVGAKKMQPMEVSSYGDLVQYLVWSFPLVGALGLLAWRIHVIELPGADNSGATLLSAEYLYMIFAILVVIYVMHVLKTLQVNIPILRRGVPEAERYPFSSVAALNMTYIANFGAELAVVSMLPAFFESTFLLGAESAGLIASSFAFVNLVARPLGGLISDKMHNRKLVMSLYMLGITGGFATMGLITGAWPIWLAVAVTVLCSFFVQGAEGATFAIIPLIKKNMTGQIAGMAGAYGNVGAVLYLVIFSYVDASSFFFILAAGAAVSFLSCLVLLKEPKGSFDAHLDGAVEVSPAGAVTIAPLDGLAAMPAASETSVAHGEHGGNA, encoded by the coding sequence ATGAAAAAGCCCGAGTTGCTCGATTTCGCGCAGGAGCGCATCCGTGTCCTTCATTTTACGTGGATAGCGTTTTTCATATCCTTCTACATCTGGTTCAACATGGCGCCGCTTGCGACGACCATGCTGCGGGAAATCGGCTGGCTCACACCCGAGCATTTGAAAATTCTGGCAATCTGCAATGTGGCGCTGACCATTCCTGCGCGCATACTGATTGGCGTGCTGATAGACCGTTACGGTCCGCGCGTAGTGTTTTCGGGTTTGCTGGTGTTGATGGCTATTCCGACCTTTATTTTCGCCTTTGGCGACAGTTTCCTGCAATTGCTCGTGGCGCGGTTGGTGCTGGGCTCGGTGGGCGCGAGTTTTGTCATCGGCATACGCATGGTCTCGCAGTGGTTTCCGCCGATGATGATCGGTCGCGCGGAGGGGTTTTATGCTGGCTGGGGCAACTTCGGATCGGCCTGGGCGGCGGTGACCTTGCCGTGGCTGGCTCTGACGTTGATGGGGGAGTGGTTCGGCATGACGGAGGGGGGCTGGCGCTGGGCGCTGTTCATCAACGGTGTAGTGGCGCTGGTGTACGGGGTGCTGTACTACTTTCTCGTGCGCGACACACCGAAGGGCGTTGTTTTCGTGGGGGCGAAAAAAATGCAGCCGATGGAGGTGTCGTCATACGGTGATCTCGTGCAATACCTCGTCTGGTCCTTTCCGCTGGTCGGCGCGCTGGGATTGCTGGCCTGGCGCATACATGTGATCGAGCTTCCCGGAGCGGACAATAGTGGCGCGACGCTGTTGAGTGCGGAGTACCTGTACATGATCTTCGCTATTCTCGTTGTGATCTATGTGATGCACGTATTGAAGACTTTGCAGGTGAATATTCCGATTCTCAGGAGAGGGGTCCCTGAGGCGGAGAGATATCCCTTCAGCAGCGTCGCAGCTTTGAACATGACCTACATTGCGAATTTCGGTGCCGAGCTGGCCGTGGTATCCATGCTGCCGGCATTCTTCGAGAGCACCTTCCTGCTCGGGGCGGAATCGGCGGGATTGATCGCCTCGAGTTTCGCCTTCGTCAATCTTGTCGCTCGTCCGCTTGGTGGTCTGATCTCCGATAAAATGCACAACCGCAAGCTGGTGATGAGCTTGTACATGCTCGGTATCACCGGGGGGTTCGCGACCATGGGGTTGATCACCGGGGCCTGGCCGATATGGCTGGCCGTGGCGGTGACGGTGCTGTGCTCCTTTTTCGTACAAGGTGCCGAGGGGGCCACCTTCGCCATTATTCCGCTGATAAAAAAGAATATGACGGGACAGATTGCCGGGATGGCGGGAGCATACGGCAATGTGGGCGCTGTGCTGTACCTGGTCATTTTCTCCTATGTGGATGCGAGCAGTTTTTTCTTCATCCTCGCGGCCGGCGCCGCCGTCAGCTTTCTCTCCTGTCTGGTCCTTCTGAAAGAACCGAAGGGATCGTTTGACGCGCATCTTGACGGTGCGGTGGAGGTTTCACCCGCCGGCGCTGTCACCATCGCGCCGCTGGACGGGCTCGCGGCAATGCCTGCAGCGAGCGAGACGAGCGTGGCGCACGGTGAACACGGAGGGAACGCATGA
- the narI gene encoding respiratory nitrate reductase subunit gamma, whose translation MFDSMLLSLDTLLLVVFPYIAAAVFLLVSIQRYRGKMFTYSSLSSQFLENQHHFWALVPFHYGIIALALGHLIGFLLPAEVLSWNSNPLRLYVLEVSALIFGLLTFVGLIGLIVRRLRDPKLRIVTSRADRIVLSILLLNVFSGLYVALFHGWGSSWFAASAAPYLWSIVTLSPDAASVSAMPFMVKAHIVMAWVLVAVFPFTRLVHVLVVPNHYLWRRPQVVRWYGIRRLINRRA comes from the coding sequence ATGTTTGACAGCATGCTGCTCAGTCTCGACACATTACTGCTCGTGGTGTTTCCCTACATCGCGGCGGCGGTGTTCCTCCTCGTCTCGATACAGCGCTACCGGGGCAAGATGTTCACCTACTCCAGTCTCTCCTCGCAATTCCTGGAGAATCAGCATCACTTTTGGGCGCTGGTGCCGTTTCATTACGGCATCATCGCGCTCGCGCTCGGACATCTCATCGGCTTTCTTCTGCCTGCCGAGGTGCTGTCGTGGAACAGCAACCCGTTGCGCCTGTACGTGCTGGAGGTTTCCGCGCTGATTTTCGGACTGCTGACCTTTGTCGGTCTGATCGGACTCATCGTACGGCGCCTGCGCGATCCCAAGCTGCGCATCGTCACGAGCAGAGCGGACCGCATTGTGCTGAGCATTTTGCTACTAAACGTGTTCAGCGGTTTGTATGTAGCGCTGTTTCACGGTTGGGGATCGTCGTGGTTCGCCGCCTCGGCCGCGCCGTATCTCTGGTCCATCGTCACGCTCTCTCCGGATGCGGCATCCGTCTCGGCCATGCCGTTCATGGTTAAGGCGCATATCGTGATGGCTTGGGTGTTGGTGGCCGTGTTTCCCTTCACGCGTCTCGTGCATGTGCTGGTCGTGCCCAATCATTACCTGTGGCGACGTCCGCAAGTCGTGCGCTGGTATGGCATTCGCAGATTGATTAACCGGAGGGCGTGA
- a CDS encoding molecular chaperone TorD family protein, which translates to MRLSQTVFDDLAVLFAYPTAETEKALVRTLLCFSGAEVHERYPETHRALREFAVAVGQLSPTELEELYTRTFDINPSASLELGWHLYGERYERGAFLVLMRQQLREYGIAEGCELPDHLTHVLQLFGRMSDTQRTGMVEQYLLRGMSVLMDAWEGPENPYRRLLDALQSLLLSLCPTQQGVHADV; encoded by the coding sequence ATGCGCCTGTCACAGACAGTATTTGACGATCTGGCGGTGCTCTTCGCCTATCCCACAGCGGAAACCGAAAAGGCCCTCGTGCGCACGCTGCTCTGCTTTTCCGGGGCGGAGGTGCATGAGCGCTATCCGGAGACGCATCGTGCGCTGCGGGAATTCGCCGTCGCCGTCGGGCAGCTTTCACCCACGGAGCTCGAGGAGCTGTACACGCGTACCTTCGACATCAACCCGTCGGCATCGCTGGAGCTCGGCTGGCATCTGTACGGCGAGCGCTACGAGCGCGGCGCCTTTCTGGTGCTGATGCGCCAGCAGCTTCGCGAATACGGTATAGCCGAGGGCTGTGAGCTGCCGGATCACCTTACCCATGTCTTGCAGCTCTTCGGTCGCATGAGCGACACGCAGCGCACGGGCATGGTTGAGCAATATCTGCTCCGGGGGATGTCGGTGTTGATGGATGCGTGGGAAGGGCCGGAGAATCCCTACCGGCGTTTGCTCGACGCGCTGCAATCACTTCTGCTTTCACTGTGCCCAACTCAGCAAGGAGTACACGCGGATGTTTGA
- the narH gene encoding nitrate reductase subunit beta, with protein sequence MNVRSQISMVFHLDKCIGCHTCSIACKNVWTDRKGTEYMWWNNVETKPGTGYPTKWEDQEQYRGGWEKHGDTLRLKSTGKARIVPNIFHNPSQPSMDDYYEPWTYKYDELFNAPEGSDQPTARPISMVTGEPINVEAGPNWDDDLGGSPVYAENDPNLDALPEDMRKQMFAIERLVFFYFPRICNHCLNPGCVAACPSGALYKRGEDGIVLIDQKRCRGWRACVAACPYKKTFYNWNTGKSEKCILCYPRLETGQAPACFHSCVGRIRYLGVLLYDADRITEVAALPDDELVEGQRSLILDPHDPVVIEAARKNNIHDSVIEYAQKSPVYRFVKEWKIALPPHIEYRTLPMLFYVPPLSPVMANLDENVVSSVDGSFFHDIENSRVPLKYLAKLFGAGHEGKLLYALKKMKAIRMHRRAVTVGDITADAAERALKEADCTAEEAEAIYKLTSLCTFDDRFVIPPMHREEAIEMMEDVGQHKSSVGFGFVSGPERGL encoded by the coding sequence ATGAACGTCCGCTCGCAGATATCCATGGTGTTTCATCTCGACAAATGCATCGGTTGTCACACATGCAGCATCGCCTGCAAGAACGTGTGGACCGACCGCAAGGGCACCGAATACATGTGGTGGAACAATGTCGAGACCAAGCCCGGCACCGGCTATCCGACAAAATGGGAGGATCAGGAACAGTATCGCGGTGGCTGGGAAAAGCACGGCGACACGTTGCGGCTGAAGTCCACGGGCAAGGCGCGCATCGTGCCGAACATTTTCCACAATCCGTCGCAGCCGAGCATGGACGATTACTACGAGCCATGGACGTACAAGTACGACGAATTGTTCAACGCGCCCGAGGGTTCGGATCAGCCGACTGCGCGGCCGATTTCCATGGTGACGGGCGAGCCCATCAACGTGGAGGCGGGACCGAATTGGGACGACGATCTCGGTGGTTCGCCCGTGTATGCGGAAAACGATCCGAATCTGGACGCGCTGCCCGAGGACATGCGCAAACAGATGTTCGCCATAGAACGGCTGGTGTTTTTCTATTTCCCGCGCATCTGCAATCACTGCCTCAATCCCGGCTGCGTGGCCGCGTGTCCATCCGGCGCACTGTACAAGCGGGGTGAAGACGGCATCGTGCTCATTGACCAGAAGCGCTGCCGCGGCTGGCGCGCCTGTGTGGCCGCGTGTCCGTACAAGAAAACCTTTTACAACTGGAACACCGGCAAGTCCGAGAAATGCATACTCTGCTATCCCCGTCTCGAGACCGGCCAGGCCCCCGCATGTTTCCATTCCTGCGTCGGGCGTATCCGTTATCTCGGCGTGTTGCTGTACGATGCGGACCGCATCACCGAGGTGGCCGCACTGCCGGACGACGAGCTGGTGGAAGGACAGCGCAGTCTGATTTTGGATCCGCACGATCCGGTGGTGATCGAAGCGGCGCGAAAAAATAACATACACGACTCCGTTATCGAGTACGCACAGAAGTCGCCCGTGTACCGTTTCGTCAAGGAGTGGAAAATCGCCCTGCCGCCGCATATCGAGTATCGCACGCTGCCGATGCTGTTTTACGTGCCGCCTCTTTCACCCGTGATGGCGAATCTGGACGAAAACGTGGTGAGCAGTGTGGACGGCAGCTTTTTCCATGACATAGAAAATTCACGCGTGCCGCTGAAGTATCTCGCGAAGCTTTTCGGCGCGGGGCATGAGGGCAAGTTGCTGTATGCGCTCAAGAAAATGAAGGCCATTCGCATGCATCGTCGCGCGGTGACCGTGGGCGACATTACCGCCGATGCTGCCGAGCGTGCGCTGAAAGAAGCGGATTGTACGGCCGAAGAGGCGGAGGCCATTTACAAACTCACCTCGCTGTGCACCTTCGACGACCGCTTCGTCATTCCGCCCATGCACCGCGAGGAAGCGATTGAAATGATGGAGGACGTTGGCCAGCACAAATCGTCCGTGGGCTTTGGCTTCGTGAGCGGACCGGAGAGGGGGCTGTGA